A portion of the Ferrimonas lipolytica genome contains these proteins:
- a CDS encoding YeiH family protein, whose amino-acid sequence MFAKVIQRPTDWAFWLIAVICLLPMINSPMALMFGLVLATAGWVPHGVSISALAKKLLGWSIIGLGFGIHLEQAIQVSAASIGLVLTTIFGTLFIGTMIGRWLKVEKKTGHLIAAGTAICGGSAIAAVAPAINAKDNQTSVALATIFVLNSIALFIFPVIGHWFELSQTQFGLWAAIAIHDTSSVVGAAGAYGDEALMTATTVKLARALWIIPVAMISSMMFKAKGAGMKIPTFILFYVAAMLFAWAVPAGEVIYQAIFQVSKQVMVLCLFLIGAGITLKKLKEAGKQPLIQGVMLWVIISSTSLAYILS is encoded by the coding sequence GTGTTTGCTAAAGTGATTCAGCGTCCAACCGATTGGGCTTTTTGGTTGATTGCAGTCATCTGTCTATTGCCAATGATCAATTCGCCAATGGCATTGATGTTTGGTTTAGTACTGGCTACGGCAGGTTGGGTGCCACATGGGGTTTCGATTAGTGCTTTGGCTAAAAAACTGTTGGGCTGGTCGATCATCGGTCTGGGTTTCGGTATTCACTTAGAACAAGCGATTCAAGTCAGTGCCGCCAGTATCGGCTTGGTATTAACTACCATCTTCGGCACATTGTTTATCGGCACTATGATCGGGCGCTGGTTAAAGGTAGAGAAGAAGACCGGTCACTTGATTGCTGCCGGTACCGCAATCTGTGGTGGTAGTGCTATTGCAGCGGTTGCCCCAGCGATTAATGCCAAAGACAATCAAACTTCTGTGGCGTTAGCCACCATCTTCGTCCTTAACTCCATTGCGCTGTTTATCTTCCCCGTGATCGGCCATTGGTTCGAACTGTCGCAAACTCAGTTTGGGTTATGGGCTGCTATTGCCATTCACGATACCTCGTCAGTTGTTGGTGCTGCCGGTGCCTATGGCGACGAAGCGTTAATGACGGCAACAACGGTGAAGTTGGCGCGAGCGTTGTGGATTATTCCGGTGGCAATGATCAGCTCGATGATGTTTAAAGCGAAGGGCGCAGGGATGAAGATCCCAACATTTATCCTGTTCTACGTAGCTGCAATGCTATTTGCTTGGGCAGTACCTGCGGGCGAAGTGATTTACCAAGCCATTTTCCAAGTGAGTAAGCAGGTAATGGTACTGTGTTTATTCTTGATTGGAGCAGGCATTACGCTGAAAAAATTGAAAGAAGCAGGCAAGCAACCGTTGATTCAGGGGGTAATGCTGTGGGTTATAATCAGCTCAACCTCGCTCGCTTACATTCTTTCTTGA
- a CDS encoding phosphate ABC transporter substrate-binding protein, whose translation MKKFAACALALASVFTVNTAIAKETITVSGSTSVTGVMEVLAETYSNKTGISVEVQGTGSSAGIKAANEGTSMLGMSSRNVKDTEKRDGLTETVIARDGIAIAVNNKNSLKKLTTEQIAAIYKGEVTNWKEVGGEPGPIVVVTRDTASGTRGAFESILKLKRKVNGMKVSAITPRAQVGNGNGMVKTMVANNPYAIGYISLGSVDSSLRALNVNGSEATVAAIQAGEYPIARPFILLADQNAPKNAKDFTSWILSSEGQQIVAKKGYVALK comes from the coding sequence ATGAAAAAGTTTGCTGCTTGCGCATTGGCGCTCGCTTCTGTTTTTACTGTTAACACCGCAATTGCTAAAGAAACTATTACCGTTTCTGGTTCAACCTCTGTTACTGGTGTAATGGAAGTGTTAGCTGAGACTTACAGCAACAAAACTGGCATCAGTGTTGAAGTTCAAGGTACTGGCTCCTCTGCTGGTATTAAGGCTGCTAATGAAGGCACCTCAATGTTGGGGATGTCGTCGCGTAACGTTAAAGACACCGAAAAACGTGACGGTTTGACTGAAACGGTCATTGCTCGTGACGGTATCGCTATTGCAGTTAATAATAAAAACTCTCTTAAGAAACTAACCACCGAACAGATCGCTGCTATCTACAAAGGCGAAGTCACCAACTGGAAAGAGGTTGGCGGTGAGCCGGGCCCTATCGTTGTTGTTACTCGCGATACCGCTTCAGGTACCCGTGGTGCATTCGAATCTATTTTGAAACTTAAGCGCAAAGTTAACGGCATGAAAGTAAGTGCTATTACTCCTCGTGCCCAAGTTGGTAATGGTAATGGCATGGTGAAAACCATGGTTGCTAACAACCCATATGCCATTGGTTATATCTCGCTGGGGTCTGTTGATAGCTCTTTGCGTGCACTGAACGTGAATGGTTCAGAGGCCACGGTTGCCGCTATCCAAGCCGGTGAGTACCCAATCGCTCGTCCATTCATACTGCTAGCAGATCAAAACGCGCCCAAGAACGCGAAAGATTTCACCTCATGGATTCTGTCTTCAGAAGGGCAGCAGATTGTAGCTAAGAAAGGCTACGTCGCTCTTAAATAA
- the pstC gene encoding phosphate ABC transporter permease subunit PstC, whose amino-acid sequence MSIAQHSAESVVMRDALASSKKNEYIEQLFHGLFLLSAFIGVASVTVIGFFLIKESIPVLGFTSIDEILFGTEWLPPALYGIAPMIVGTLMSTAVAIAIGVPIGLLTAVFLAEIAPDALAKLMRPAVELLAGIPSVVYGFFGLVVIVPLIEQVFEVPSGATVLAGSVVLAVMILPTVIAVSETSIRALPSQYKEGSLALGASKIYTIFNVLIPAARSGILTGIILGIARAIGETMAIIMVMGNAPAMPEGILESARSLTANIALEMSYATGVHASALYATGVVLLIFVMMLNGSLMFLNRKRIK is encoded by the coding sequence ATGTCGATTGCCCAACATAGCGCTGAATCAGTTGTGATGAGAGACGCTTTAGCTAGCTCTAAGAAAAATGAATATATTGAGCAGCTTTTTCATGGCCTGTTTCTGCTAAGTGCTTTTATTGGTGTGGCGTCGGTTACTGTTATCGGTTTTTTCCTAATTAAAGAGAGTATTCCAGTGCTTGGTTTTACCAGCATTGACGAAATCTTGTTTGGAACCGAATGGTTACCACCTGCGTTGTATGGCATTGCGCCGATGATCGTCGGTACTTTGATGTCGACCGCAGTAGCAATTGCTATTGGTGTTCCAATTGGTTTGTTGACCGCGGTATTCCTAGCGGAGATCGCACCTGACGCTCTGGCTAAGTTGATGCGCCCAGCGGTTGAGTTGCTGGCGGGGATCCCTTCAGTGGTGTACGGCTTCTTTGGATTGGTGGTTATCGTACCGTTGATTGAACAAGTCTTTGAGGTACCTTCTGGTGCAACGGTTCTAGCGGGATCTGTGGTGTTGGCAGTGATGATTCTACCAACGGTTATTGCAGTGTCTGAAACGTCGATTCGTGCCTTACCAAGTCAGTACAAAGAGGGATCGTTGGCCCTTGGCGCATCCAAGATTTACACCATCTTTAATGTGCTTATCCCCGCCGCTCGCTCAGGCATTCTTACCGGTATTATCTTAGGTATCGCCCGCGCTATTGGCGAAACGATGGCGATCATTATGGTGATGGGTAATGCCCCTGCAATGCCAGAAGGTATCTTAGAATCGGCTCGGTCGCTGACCGCTAACATCGCGTTGGAGATGTCATACGCTACCGGTGTTCACGCCAGTGCGTTATACGCCACCGGTGTAGTGCTGTTGATATTTGTAATGATGCTTAATGGCAGCTTGATGTTCCTTAACCGTAAGAGAATCAAATAA
- the pstA gene encoding phosphate ABC transporter permease PstA, translated as MLSRDNSDRVMTGLIWGSALFTICFLAWILFYIVSNGLAFVDWNFITDIYTRTGTEEGIWPMIVATVYMVLLSILIAAPIGIMTAIYLTEYAKPGSKLVALIRFCTESLAGIPSIIYGLFGLTFFVGVLGLGFSILAGALTLAILILPVIIRTTEEAIIAVPLSYREGSYGLGASRLYTVVRIILPAAMPGIVTSLILSIGRIIGESAPVYLTAGMVAAIPGSVFDSGRTLTVHLYMLTTELYTQHDWDMAFATATVLIVLVLMINIVTKLISSRFSKASH; from the coding sequence ATGTTAAGTCGAGATAACAGCGATCGGGTGATGACCGGCCTTATTTGGGGCTCTGCGCTATTTACTATCTGTTTCCTAGCGTGGATCTTGTTTTATATCGTCAGTAATGGTCTGGCGTTTGTAGATTGGAACTTTATCACTGATATCTACACCAGAACCGGCACTGAAGAGGGGATCTGGCCGATGATCGTAGCAACCGTTTATATGGTGCTACTGTCGATTTTGATTGCTGCGCCTATCGGCATCATGACCGCAATTTACTTAACCGAATACGCTAAGCCGGGAAGTAAGCTGGTGGCATTGATCCGCTTCTGTACCGAGTCGTTAGCGGGGATCCCATCGATCATCTATGGCCTGTTTGGATTGACCTTCTTCGTTGGGGTACTTGGATTGGGGTTCTCTATCCTCGCGGGTGCACTGACTCTGGCAATCCTTATTTTACCGGTGATCATCCGCACCACTGAAGAAGCGATCATCGCAGTACCGCTCTCGTATCGCGAAGGCTCTTATGGTCTTGGTGCTTCACGTCTTTATACCGTGGTTCGAATTATCTTACCGGCAGCAATGCCAGGGATAGTGACCTCACTGATATTGTCGATTGGCCGAATTATTGGCGAATCCGCCCCGGTTTATCTGACCGCGGGTATGGTTGCTGCGATTCCTGGGTCTGTTTTTGACTCCGGCCGTACCTTGACCGTGCACCTTTACATGCTTACCACCGAGCTTTACACCCAGCACGACTGGGACATGGCATTTGCAACGGCAACTGTACTGATTGTGCTGGTGTTGATGATCAACATCGTAACCAAATTAATATCGAGCCGCTTTAGCAAGGCTTCCCACTGA
- the pstB gene encoding phosphate ABC transporter ATP-binding protein PstB: MNTFEIENLNLYYGENHALKNINVAIPHKQVTAFIGPSGCGKSTLLRTFNRMNDLIAGVKINGSVKLDGVDIYGDIDARKLRMRCGMVFQKANPFPMSIYENVAYGQKAQGVKDKKVLDNVVEEALRSAALWDEVKDRLHTPAFGLSGGQQQRLCIARTVAMKPDVILMDEPTSALDPIATKKIEDLMDDLRKDFTVVIVTHSMAQARRIADKTAFFLMGELVEHGDTKQIFNQPADSRTHGYITGDFG, from the coding sequence ATGAACACTTTTGAAATTGAAAACCTTAACCTGTATTACGGCGAAAACCATGCATTGAAAAATATCAATGTCGCTATCCCGCACAAGCAGGTAACCGCATTTATTGGCCCGTCAGGTTGCGGTAAGTCCACGCTGTTGCGTACTTTCAATCGGATGAATGATTTGATTGCTGGTGTAAAAATCAATGGCAGCGTTAAGCTAGATGGTGTTGATATCTACGGTGACATTGACGCACGTAAACTGCGTATGCGTTGCGGTATGGTGTTTCAGAAAGCGAACCCGTTCCCGATGAGCATCTACGAGAACGTTGCCTATGGGCAAAAGGCTCAGGGGGTTAAAGATAAAAAGGTACTGGATAACGTTGTTGAGGAAGCTTTGCGTAGCGCGGCATTATGGGACGAGGTAAAAGACCGTTTACATACCCCGGCATTTGGTCTGTCTGGCGGCCAGCAACAACGTCTTTGTATCGCCCGTACCGTCGCAATGAAGCCAGACGTTATTTTGATGGATGAACCGACGTCGGCACTGGATCCTATCGCTACCAAGAAGATTGAAGATTTAATGGATGATCTTCGTAAAGACTTTACTGTGGTTATCGTTACTCACTCGATGGCACAGGCGCGCCGAATTGCAGACAAAACGGCGTTCTTCTTGATGGGTGAGTTGGTAGAGCATGGCGATACCAAGCAGATCTTTAACCAGCCGGCGGATAGCCGCACTCACGGCTACATAACTGGTGACTTTGGTTAA
- a CDS encoding TM2 domain-containing protein — translation MSRLTCPHCNHSTLDHLALCQHCKTALHLEALAGVDPHVRVRSQYLAQRYSMILGTFGVHKFYLGEPLRGSLYLAFSWTLVPTVLGIIDSIKMAKMDSEQFEQRWCAHS, via the coding sequence ATGTCTCGCCTAACTTGCCCTCATTGTAATCACTCAACCCTCGATCACTTGGCGCTATGCCAACATTGTAAAACGGCGTTGCACTTAGAGGCACTGGCTGGCGTTGATCCCCATGTAAGGGTTCGTAGCCAGTACCTTGCACAGCGTTACAGTATGATTTTAGGTACCTTTGGGGTGCATAAGTTTTACCTCGGTGAACCGCTACGCGGCAGCTTATATCTAGCGTTCAGCTGGACCTTGGTGCCAACGGTATTAGGCATTATTGACAGCATTAAGATGGCAAAAATGGACTCAGAGCAGTTTGAGCAACGATGGTGTGCTCACTCGTAG
- a CDS encoding YchE family NAAT transporter: protein MDLTLYLQFFLGLIAIINPIGLLPVFVTLTSHQSEEERRRTGTIANFAVVVILIVTLLIGQHILDMFSISIPAFRIAGGTLIMFIAMSMLQGKLGEVKHNKAEDRESATKDSVAVVPLALPLMAGPGAISSVLVFSAQYSEPVETVGMTICLVIFGLLSGAIFRLAPVIFKVLGHTGINVITRIMGLLMLSIGIEVIAAGLKGLFPILTH from the coding sequence GTGGATCTGACACTCTATTTACAGTTTTTTTTGGGGTTGATTGCGATTATCAACCCCATCGGTCTTCTACCGGTTTTTGTGACCTTAACCAGTCACCAAAGTGAAGAAGAACGCCGTCGTACTGGTACCATCGCCAACTTCGCTGTGGTGGTGATCCTAATCGTCACGCTGCTTATTGGGCAGCATATCTTAGATATGTTCAGCATCTCTATCCCCGCATTCCGTATTGCTGGTGGTACGCTGATTATGTTTATCGCGATGTCGATGCTGCAGGGTAAGCTGGGTGAGGTAAAACACAACAAGGCGGAAGACCGAGAATCGGCCACCAAAGATTCGGTGGCGGTGGTGCCGCTAGCCTTACCATTGATGGCTGGCCCAGGTGCGATCAGTTCGGTGTTGGTATTCTCAGCCCAATACAGCGAGCCGGTTGAAACCGTCGGTATGACCATTTGTTTGGTGATCTTTGGTTTATTGAGTGGCGCGATTTTCCGCTTAGCGCCAGTGATTTTTAAGGTGTTGGGGCATACCGGAATTAACGTAATCACCCGTATTATGGGGTTGCTGATGTTGTCTATCGGTATTGAAGTGATTGCCGCAGGCTTGAAGGGTTTGTTCCCTATCCTGACCCATTAA
- a CDS encoding DUF4397 domain-containing protein: MIQLKQYLLLILASVALVACSDSDDDNDSAISAAENSYIRVLHASSDAPKVNVAVDGAEALADVDYLAGSGFLMLPAGTHSISVDAILADSTTTTVIGPAQLDFSADSEYSVVALGNVADGSLAPLILERSKSEFGAGNIRLQVLHASSAAPAVDIYVTQPNADITAVDATLSNVAFGDYSGLIEVAAGDYQVRITLASTKDVVYDSGTLPLETGTDLLLAAVNNTLTGISPVALIAWSNDGTTVISDTNAGSELRVVHASPDAPAVNVLANGATVLTDVPYTAFSDYLNVPQGDYTVQVEPTAAVGTYVIDADVTLTKDVAYTVLAINNVADIAPLVVTDMRRSIATEAGLRLLHASPSAGNVDIYVGVDADISDESPAFTDVAIGQETGRVALNPGDYYVTVTPTGTQSAAIGPLLLSLAAGDVVTAVARDEIGGGLPLGVIVLPRN; the protein is encoded by the coding sequence ATGATCCAGCTCAAGCAATATCTGCTGCTCATATTGGCCAGCGTCGCGTTAGTAGCATGCAGCGACAGTGATGACGACAACGACAGTGCCATATCGGCAGCCGAAAACAGCTATATTCGTGTATTGCATGCGTCATCGGATGCTCCTAAGGTCAACGTTGCCGTTGATGGAGCAGAAGCATTAGCTGATGTCGATTACCTTGCTGGTTCAGGCTTCTTGATGCTGCCTGCTGGCACCCATTCCATCAGCGTTGACGCGATACTTGCCGATAGCACCACCACTACGGTTATCGGCCCTGCACAACTGGATTTTAGCGCCGACAGCGAATACTCGGTGGTGGCACTGGGTAACGTCGCAGATGGCAGTTTGGCACCGCTCATTTTAGAGCGCAGCAAGAGTGAATTTGGTGCTGGTAACATTCGCTTGCAGGTATTGCACGCCAGTTCCGCCGCACCTGCGGTCGATATCTATGTTACCCAGCCCAATGCCGACATCACGGCAGTCGATGCCACCCTCAGTAATGTCGCCTTTGGGGACTACAGCGGCTTAATCGAAGTAGCGGCAGGCGATTATCAAGTACGAATCACTCTCGCGAGCACTAAAGATGTGGTGTACGACAGCGGAACCCTACCGCTGGAGACTGGAACCGATCTGCTGCTTGCCGCCGTTAATAACACCCTCACTGGTATTTCTCCTGTTGCTCTCATCGCCTGGAGCAATGACGGCACAACGGTTATTAGCGACACCAATGCTGGGTCGGAACTGCGGGTCGTGCACGCATCACCTGATGCCCCAGCAGTTAACGTTCTGGCCAATGGCGCCACCGTGTTAACCGATGTTCCCTACACTGCTTTTAGCGACTACTTGAATGTGCCACAAGGAGATTACACCGTTCAAGTTGAGCCAACAGCCGCGGTCGGCACCTATGTTATCGATGCCGATGTAACCCTTACTAAAGATGTTGCGTATACAGTGTTGGCAATCAATAACGTTGCTGATATCGCCCCTTTGGTTGTTACTGATATGCGTCGTTCGATAGCTACCGAAGCGGGACTGAGATTACTGCACGCCTCCCCAAGTGCCGGCAATGTCGATATCTACGTAGGGGTAGACGCTGACATCAGCGATGAAAGTCCAGCGTTCACCGATGTTGCTATTGGCCAAGAAACTGGGCGCGTCGCCTTAAATCCAGGTGATTACTACGTCACCGTTACTCCTACTGGCACCCAAAGCGCCGCTATTGGTCCACTGCTGCTTTCGTTAGCCGCTGGTGATGTGGTAACGGCGGTAGCGCGAGATGAAATCGGTGGTGGCTTGCCATTGGGCGTAATCGTATTACCACGAAATTGA
- a CDS encoding MoaF N-terminal domain-containing protein — protein MKNIFAYSLLLSLSTLAQADNSNFLTAELAGEVITYEYSEGHTYSLKFTAEKLSYRNHDKHIEWQGSYPYQATRTDYGQYLIAWYEQDNNDFVTVLIDPTKNIIHGSALFGGEHTFFHKGKLINK, from the coding sequence ATGAAAAATATATTTGCATACTCTTTGCTGCTGTCTTTAAGTACTTTAGCGCAAGCTGATAATTCAAACTTTCTAACCGCTGAGCTAGCCGGTGAAGTGATAACCTATGAATACTCTGAAGGACACACTTATTCACTCAAGTTTACAGCTGAAAAGCTCAGCTACCGTAATCATGATAAACATATAGAGTGGCAAGGAAGCTACCCATACCAAGCGACAAGGACCGACTATGGACAGTATCTAATTGCCTGGTATGAGCAAGATAACAACGACTTTGTCACCGTACTAATTGATCCAACTAAAAACATAATTCACGGCAGTGCGTTATTTGGAGGCGAACATACGTTCTTTCATAAAGGGAAACTTATCAATAAATAA
- a CDS encoding bifunctional metallophosphatase/5'-nucleotidase, which yields MKRSLVTLGVIVALAGCDSDNHNVVTSDFTLQLLHVADMDGSNATVLENASNMSALVEGFTSQHANNTLFLSSGDNYIPGSRYDAAADESMVNVDTIGVPGVARADIAMLNAMGLQASAVGNHDLDGGSAEFASIINTQSASSCDANISCSADYIGAQFPYLSANMDFATDENTIALVATAGQSAANLANKLTASTVITVDGEHIGIVGITTPTNDDITTVDDIAVYPLNDDIGELAAIVQSEVNALTATGINKIIALAHMQSITYEKQLAELLRDVDIIVAGGSNTLLANDDDRLWAGDTAAGSYPIIKQDADGNDVAIVNVDADYKYLGRLVVDFDSDGKLLVDSISAADSGPVITDGQMVDATEGATPNSDVIALVDSINEVLIESESNVVGHTDVFLNGTRSYVRTEETNLGNLSADANLWYAQLHDASVVISLKNGGGIRADIGYSAFPAGSTDPDDLTYYPPAAYPAAQKAEGDISQYDVQTALAFNNGLSVFDLTGEQLWDILESGVAGVENISGGFHHVAGLCFSYDGTKTARQSDPESGAVTVAGERVQQIIVDTDSDGNCDKNSDDMVMAGGTLQLPDATYRTVSLDYLASGAPYPCAGDDCDNQVQLGDEMTTDPQASNFAATGSEQDALAEFLQAFYADSDSAYNSSDSVDGGEADARVIRLDK from the coding sequence GTGAAACGTAGTCTTGTTACTTTAGGTGTTATTGTTGCACTAGCTGGTTGTGATTCAGATAACCACAATGTAGTTACTTCTGATTTTACCTTACAGCTCCTTCATGTTGCAGATATGGATGGCTCCAATGCAACGGTTCTCGAAAACGCCAGTAATATGTCGGCACTGGTTGAAGGTTTCACTTCTCAACATGCTAACAACACGTTATTCCTAAGCTCGGGTGATAACTATATCCCAGGCTCGCGTTATGATGCTGCGGCGGATGAGTCAATGGTAAATGTCGATACCATTGGTGTTCCAGGTGTTGCTCGCGCAGATATCGCCATGCTTAACGCCATGGGCTTACAAGCATCAGCGGTAGGCAATCATGATCTCGATGGTGGTTCAGCTGAGTTTGCCAGCATTATTAACACACAATCTGCTAGCAGCTGTGACGCTAACATAAGCTGCAGCGCTGACTATATCGGTGCGCAGTTCCCTTATTTGAGTGCCAACATGGACTTTGCAACCGATGAGAATACGATTGCTCTGGTTGCTACTGCTGGACAAAGTGCGGCTAACTTAGCCAATAAATTAACCGCTAGTACGGTTATTACTGTAGATGGTGAGCATATTGGTATTGTCGGTATTACTACCCCAACTAACGATGACATTACCACTGTTGATGATATTGCCGTTTACCCACTAAACGATGATATTGGTGAGTTAGCTGCAATTGTCCAGAGCGAGGTTAATGCACTTACTGCAACAGGGATTAATAAGATCATTGCGCTTGCGCATATGCAGTCTATTACCTACGAGAAACAATTAGCTGAATTACTTCGCGATGTCGACATTATTGTTGCTGGTGGTTCCAATACCCTGCTCGCAAATGATGACGACCGACTATGGGCGGGGGACACTGCAGCCGGTAGTTATCCGATCATCAAACAAGATGCCGATGGTAATGACGTCGCCATTGTTAACGTTGATGCAGACTATAAGTACCTTGGGCGATTGGTTGTTGATTTTGACAGTGATGGCAAGCTACTGGTCGACAGCATTTCAGCGGCAGATAGTGGCCCTGTCATCACCGATGGTCAAATGGTCGATGCCACTGAAGGAGCAACTCCAAACTCAGATGTTATTGCTCTAGTCGATTCCATTAATGAGGTCCTGATTGAGAGTGAGTCTAACGTTGTTGGCCACACAGATGTCTTTCTTAACGGCACACGCAGCTATGTGCGAACCGAAGAGACTAATCTAGGTAACCTATCGGCCGACGCAAACCTTTGGTATGCACAGTTGCACGACGCGAGTGTGGTTATCTCACTTAAAAACGGTGGTGGTATCCGGGCTGATATTGGTTACTCAGCCTTTCCTGCAGGCTCAACTGATCCGGACGACCTAACCTACTACCCACCGGCGGCCTACCCAGCAGCGCAGAAGGCCGAAGGTGACATATCGCAATACGACGTGCAGACCGCACTGGCCTTTAACAACGGCCTTTCTGTCTTTGATTTAACTGGCGAACAATTGTGGGATATTCTTGAGTCTGGTGTCGCTGGAGTCGAGAATATCTCTGGTGGTTTTCACCATGTTGCAGGTCTGTGCTTTAGCTACGATGGTACCAAAACGGCGCGTCAATCGGATCCTGAAAGCGGTGCCGTTACCGTTGCCGGCGAGCGAGTTCAACAAATCATTGTTGATACTGATAGCGATGGGAATTGTGATAAAAATAGTGACGACATGGTAATGGCGGGTGGTACGCTGCAGTTGCCGGACGCCACCTACCGCACCGTGTCGCTTGATTACCTAGCATCGGGAGCGCCTTATCCATGCGCTGGCGATGACTGCGACAACCAAGTGCAGTTAGGCGACGAGATGACCACCGATCCACAAGCAAGCAACTTTGCCGCAACCGGTAGCGAACAGGACGCTTTGGCTGAGTTCCTGCAGGCGTTTTATGCTGATAGCGATTCGGCCTACAACAGCAGCGATAGTGTTGATGGTGGTGAAGCGGATGCCCGCGTGATCCGCCTAGACAAGTGA
- a CDS encoding anti-phage deoxyguanosine triphosphatase: MTEISSQWLQRRLSGNSTTQQDQRSRFQRDKARVLHSAAFRRLQSKTQVLGIGLNDFYRTRLTHSIESAQIGSGINAQLRHHYPKLAFLFDDQLIEALCLAHDIGHPPFGHGGEVALNYMMRQHGGFEGNGQTFRILATLEPYTEHHGMNLTRRTLLGVLKYPVRYSDVVQRQLPNDISVGGFLNADSWHPPKCIFDQDNDILSWVLAPLSSSDRSLFATLKQQPRAEEHGRCGFKSLDCSIMELADDIAYSVHDLEDSIVLGIITQAQWQQQVVEPLSQADSPYSAEQFNDLTKQLFSPDNFRRKKAIGALVNGFVTAISVQQNQQFAEPLLSYNAVLPRQHHALLSLLKQFVFRNVIRLPEVQRLEFKGQHIVMALFSAFASEPERLLPSGTQQKWRQAQQNDGSGYRVLSDYLSGMTDEFAARLHDDLFAGRFSYSEIRNRE, encoded by the coding sequence ATGACCGAAATTAGCAGCCAGTGGCTACAACGACGCCTTAGTGGCAATTCCACCACCCAACAGGATCAACGCTCACGCTTTCAACGCGATAAGGCACGAGTGCTGCACAGCGCCGCATTCCGTCGGCTGCAATCAAAAACCCAAGTACTTGGCATCGGTCTGAACGACTTTTACCGCACCCGGTTAACCCATTCGATTGAATCAGCCCAGATCGGCAGTGGCATCAATGCTCAGCTTCGGCACCACTACCCCAAGTTGGCATTTCTGTTTGACGACCAGCTGATAGAAGCGTTGTGTTTGGCCCACGACATTGGCCACCCGCCGTTCGGCCATGGTGGTGAAGTCGCACTCAACTATATGATGCGTCAGCACGGTGGCTTTGAAGGCAATGGCCAAACCTTTCGTATTCTGGCCACCCTTGAGCCCTATACCGAACACCACGGTATGAATCTAACCCGTCGGACTCTGCTGGGTGTGCTCAAATATCCGGTTAGATACAGCGATGTGGTACAGCGCCAGCTGCCTAACGACATTAGCGTCGGTGGTTTTCTCAATGCCGATAGCTGGCACCCACCGAAGTGTATATTTGATCAAGATAACGATATTTTGTCGTGGGTACTGGCGCCGCTATCAAGTAGCGATCGCTCATTGTTTGCAACATTAAAACAGCAACCTCGGGCAGAAGAGCACGGCCGTTGTGGCTTCAAGTCTTTAGATTGTTCGATCATGGAATTGGCTGACGACATCGCCTACTCAGTGCATGATTTAGAGGATTCGATCGTGTTGGGCATTATCACCCAAGCTCAATGGCAACAACAGGTTGTGGAACCATTGAGCCAAGCTGATAGCCCCTACTCTGCCGAGCAGTTCAACGATTTAACCAAGCAACTGTTCTCACCAGACAACTTTCGACGCAAAAAAGCCATCGGCGCCTTGGTCAATGGCTTTGTCACCGCCATATCAGTGCAGCAAAACCAACAGTTTGCCGAACCTTTGCTGAGCTACAATGCGGTGCTTCCTCGACAGCATCACGCGCTACTATCATTACTGAAACAGTTTGTCTTTAGGAACGTTATCCGTCTGCCAGAAGTACAGCGCTTAGAGTTTAAAGGGCAACATATAGTAATGGCGCTATTTAGTGCCTTTGCCAGCGAGCCGGAGCGACTTCTCCCCAGCGGAACCCAGCAGAAATGGCGCCAAGCCCAACAAAATGACGGCAGCGGCTACCGCGTGTTGAGTGATTACCTCAGTGGCATGACCGATGAGTTTGCCGCGCGATTGCATGACGACCTATTCGCTGGTCGCTTCAGCTACAGCGAGATCCGTAATCGAGAGTAA